The Desulfuromonas sp. genome has a window encoding:
- a CDS encoding 1,4-dihydroxy-6-naphthoate synthase → MTRTLTLGYSPCPNDTFIFYALIHGRIPLPGLAVRERLEDVETLNQLALSGALDLTKVSYHALGHLRSEYALLRSGGALGRGCGPLVISRGKTTMEALRGRRIAIPGRLTTANLLLQLYGEGYEDVLVLPFHEIMDAVAAGEAEAGVIIHESRFTFLDQGFVELCDLGRWWEEETGHPIPLGGILARRSLGAEMIGLIDRAIRSSLKYARAHPEETRAYIGHHAQELDNKVVASHIDLYVSDFSLNLGEEGVGAVEDLLRRAEERGLIPSCERPLFLS, encoded by the coding sequence ATGACCCGGACCCTGACCCTCGGCTACTCCCCCTGCCCCAACGACACCTTTATCTTCTACGCCCTGATCCACGGCCGGATTCCCCTGCCGGGCCTCGCCGTCCGAGAGCGCCTCGAAGACGTGGAGACCCTCAACCAGCTCGCCCTGTCCGGGGCCCTGGACCTGACCAAGGTCTCCTACCACGCCCTGGGCCACCTTCGCTCCGAATACGCCCTGCTACGCAGCGGCGGCGCCCTGGGACGGGGCTGCGGACCCCTCGTCATCAGCCGGGGAAAGACCACCATGGAGGCCCTCAGGGGCAGGCGCATCGCCATCCCGGGGCGACTCACCACCGCCAACCTCCTCCTCCAGCTTTACGGCGAGGGCTACGAAGACGTCCTGGTCCTCCCCTTCCACGAGATCATGGACGCCGTCGCCGCCGGCGAGGCCGAGGCCGGGGTCATCATCCACGAGTCGCGCTTCACCTTCCTCGACCAGGGCTTCGTCGAGCTCTGCGACCTCGGCCGCTGGTGGGAAGAGGAGACCGGCCACCCCATCCCCCTCGGCGGCATCCTCGCCCGCCGCTCCCTCGGGGCGGAGATGATCGGCCTGATCGACCGGGCCATCCGAAGCAGCCTCAAGTACGCCCGCGCTCACCCCGAAGAGACGAGGGCCTACATCGGGCACCACGCCCAGGAACTGGACAACAAGGTGGTCGCCAGCCACATCGACCTCTACGTCAGCGACTTCTCCCTCAACCTCGGGGAGGAGGGGGTGGGGGCGGTGGAGGATCTGCTGCGGCGCGCCGAGGAGCGCGGCCTCATCCCTTCCTGCGAACGGCCCCTCTTTTTGTCCTGA
- the serA gene encoding phosphoglycerate dehydrogenase, which yields MKVLITDEISQEGLQPLLDDPRVAVDVRLGLPVEELHQIIGGYEAIITRSGTRIDTALLEHAASLKIVARAGVGIDNVDVESASNKGIIVVNAPFGNVNSAAEHTMAILLSLCRNVTVANASLKGGDWKRAPFTGSELKGKTIGVIGLGKVGGRVARRSKAFEAEVITCDPYISEKRAEDFGVKLVSLDDIVRYSDIITVHTPLNQETRGMISGDHFERMKDGVIVVNCARGGIIEEAAMLAALESGKVAGAAFDVWSEEPPSSEVLKKLIGHPRMLVTPHLGANTFEAQKNVAVDVSREIINYLDGRPMENAVNIPKFDPDLMDHMKPFMGLVSKIGEFVAQLAPPNPAKAIFAYNGKIARYDCAPLTVCGLAALLNRQTEQEVNMVNARLVAKTMGLAVEEVRTTESESFSSLVTVTVETPEGRRTIAGTLFEGIPKIVKMRDFQTDFTPEEHMLVISYADRPGLLGKIGTILGEASVNIGNMSLGRRAKAGEAMVVLSLDTPADEATLDRIAKAVDSHFIKAVQMR from the coding sequence ATGAAGGTCCTCATTACCGACGAAATTTCCCAGGAAGGGCTCCAGCCCCTCCTTGACGACCCCCGCGTGGCCGTCGATGTCCGCCTCGGCCTGCCGGTGGAGGAACTCCACCAGATCATCGGCGGCTACGAGGCGATCATCACCCGCAGCGGCACCCGGATCGACACCGCCCTGCTCGAGCACGCCGCCAGCCTCAAGATCGTGGCCCGCGCCGGGGTCGGCATCGACAACGTCGACGTCGAGAGCGCCAGCAACAAGGGGATCATCGTCGTCAACGCCCCCTTCGGCAACGTCAACTCGGCGGCCGAGCACACCATGGCGATCCTTCTCTCTCTCTGTCGCAACGTCACCGTCGCCAACGCCAGCCTCAAGGGCGGCGACTGGAAGCGCGCCCCCTTTACCGGCTCGGAGCTGAAGGGCAAGACCATCGGCGTGATCGGCCTCGGCAAGGTCGGCGGCCGGGTCGCCCGGCGCTCCAAGGCCTTCGAGGCCGAGGTCATCACCTGCGACCCGTACATCTCGGAGAAGCGCGCCGAGGATTTCGGGGTCAAGCTGGTCAGCCTCGACGACATCGTGCGCTACTCCGACATCATCACCGTTCACACCCCCCTCAACCAGGAGACCCGGGGGATGATCTCCGGGGACCATTTCGAGCGGATGAAGGACGGGGTGATCGTCGTCAACTGCGCCCGTGGCGGCATTATCGAAGAGGCGGCGATGCTCGCCGCCCTGGAGAGCGGCAAGGTGGCCGGCGCGGCCTTCGACGTCTGGAGCGAGGAGCCGCCCAGTTCCGAGGTCCTCAAAAAGCTCATCGGCCACCCGCGCATGCTGGTGACCCCCCACCTGGGGGCCAACACCTTCGAGGCCCAGAAGAACGTGGCGGTCGACGTCAGCCGGGAGATCATCAACTACCTCGACGGGCGGCCCATGGAAAACGCCGTCAATATTCCCAAGTTCGACCCCGACCTGATGGACCACATGAAGCCCTTTATGGGCCTGGTGAGCAAGATCGGGGAGTTCGTCGCCCAGCTCGCGCCCCCCAATCCCGCCAAGGCCATCTTCGCCTACAACGGCAAGATCGCCCGTTACGACTGCGCCCCCCTGACGGTCTGCGGCCTGGCCGCCCTGCTCAACCGGCAGACCGAGCAGGAGGTCAACATGGTCAACGCCCGCCTGGTGGCCAAGACCATGGGCCTCGCCGTGGAGGAGGTGCGCACCACCGAGTCGGAGTCCTTCTCCAGCCTGGTCACGGTCACCGTCGAGACCCCCGAGGGGCGGCGCACCATCGCCGGTACCCTCTTCGAGGGAATCCCCAAGATCGTCAAGATGCGCGATTTCCAGACCGACTTCACCCCCGAGGAGCATATGCTGGTGATCAGCTACGCCGACCGGCCGGGCCTGCTCGGCAAGATCGGCACCATCCTCGGGGAGGCCAGCGTCAACATCGGCAACATGAGCCTGGGGCGGCGGGCCAAGGCGGGCGAGGCGATGGTGGTCCTCTCCCTCGACACCCCCGCCGACGAGGCGACCCTGGATCGGATCGCCAAGGCGGTCGACTCCCATTTCATCAAGGCGGTGCAGATGCGCTGA